TAAAATGGCACGATATCTCACAGGCCAGTGTCATCGTGGAAACAACCGCTAAAAATCTTCAGGCAGCCCCTTCTCAGGGAACCCATTTTTTTCATAACCTGACCGCCATGGGCGCCAGTTATATTACGGTCAGGGCAAACGAGACGGACTTTATCGACTGGGATTGGCTCAACCGGCTGCCGACGAAAAAAGAAACGGACCACGCTCGGCTGGCCAAGTGCCTATCGCCGATTTCCATTAAAATAGACGGAAAACAATCAACGGCCGTTCTCTTAAAATAATCGGGAATCAAACGGTGCCTGCGCCGGCGAAACCTGAAACAAAAAAGCCCTTCGGGCATGCCGTCTTCCGGTGTGAAAGGCATGCCCGAATTCTCGCCGCAATTATATCTTTAATACATTTTTGGCGGAAGGCCCCTTGTTGCCTTGTTCAATATCAAAGCTCACCGCATCCCCTTCAGCGAGGGTCTTAAAACCGGATCCACTGATAGCGGTGTAATGAACAAACACATCCGAGCCGCTTTCCTGTTCAATAAAACCAAACCCTTTTTTGTCATTAAACCATTTTACAACGCCATTTGCCATAATGCTCCCCTCCCGAATAAAAGATGATTCCTGCCGGCATCGCGCAAAAAATCGCCGAATCCGTTCAGACGATTTTACCCTGCCGGGCCGCCCGTCAAGCGGGCATAAACCCATTCGGCCATAAAATATAATCATTTGAAATAAAACGACTTGTTTTATTCACTCCGAGGGTTTCGGGAAAAACCAATAGGATAGCCTTGCGGTGCGGAAAGTATAAATCGAGGACAACGCTCACCGTGAAAATAACCCTATGGCTTAACGCAATAATCATTCATTATAACAGCTTTTGAGAAACTCGTTATCTTATCATTCACCATTTGTCAAATTATATCTGATAGTATCAATCGGAAAATTCAGAAAAAACCATCAGGGGAAGGCTTGCGGCAAAAGACTCTGCACCTCCAGTCGCTCCACATTCTGAAATCCTCTCGGCAGCTTCTGACCCCGGCGTCCGCGAATTCCGACGAATTGGGCTAAATTTCCCGGCTTTAAGGTCAGCACCCGTTTTCCGGCTTGAATGGAAAGCGAATCCTCGGGCATCATCACGGCAAGATGTGTCAGCAATTCCTCTCGGGCCTTGGCACGAAAGGCGGGAATTTGGATGATTTTGTTTCCTTTGCCACGCCCCAAGGTCGGCAACTCCTTAAGCGGAAAAAGAAGCATGCGCCCCTCACTGGTAACCGTCGCTAACAGCGCACGGGGAATATCGCCGACAAAAAACGGCCGAAGCGGCAGGGCGTTTTGGGGCAGGGATAATACGGCTTTTCCATTTTTATTGCGTGTGACAAGATCATTCAATTCGGCAATAAACCCATATCCGGCATCGCTGGCGATCAGTACCGGCTGTGTCGGCTCCCCCATCAAAACGGAAATCACAGCAGCGCCGGGCAACAAGGTGAGCCTTCCGCTGAGCGGTTCGCCCTGCCCGCGGGCGGAAGGCAGGCCGTGTGCGGGAAGCATGTAACTTCGCCCCGTGGAATCAAAAAAGATGGCGGATTGATTGCTTCGGCCCTTGGCGGCTTCAAGAAACATATCCCCTGCCTTATAGCTCAGCGTTTCCGGGTCCACGTCGTGCCCCTTGGCCGCTCTCACCCAGCCTTTTTGGGAGAGGATCACCGTGACCGGCTCACTGGGCGTCATCTCCACCTGGGAAAGCGCTTTGGCCTCTTCCCGCTGCGCCAGCGGGGAGCGTCTTCTATCGCCATATTTTTTTACATCTTCGGCCAACTCTTTGCGTATCAACGCCATCAGCCGGGTTTTTGAATCCAGCGTTTTTTCCAGCCTGTCCCGCTCCTGCGAAAGGGCATCGTTTTCGCCGCGTATTTTAATCTCTTCCAGTTTGGCGAGGTGACGAAGCTTGATCTCAAGAATGGCTTCGGCCTGCCGTTCGCTCAAAGCGAACCGTTGCATCAACACCGGCTTTGGCGAATCTTCATAGCGAATGATCGCAATCACCTCATCAATATTCAAATAGGCGATCAACAGCCCGGCCAGAACCTCGATCCGGTCAAGAACCTTATCCAGCCGGTGTCGCAACCGTCTGCGCACGGTTTCGGTTCGAAAGGTCAGCCATTCATCGAGCAGCGTCCTTAACCCCTTTACCTGGGGATACCCATCCAGCCCGATGACGTTAAAATTCGCCCGATAGGGTTTTTCCAGATCCGTTGTCGCGAACAAATGGGCCATGAGCGCGTCCACGTCCACCCGGCCGGATCTGGGCACAATGACCAGGCGAGTCGGCTCCTCATGATCCGATTCATCCCGCAAATCCGCCACCATGGGTAATTTTTTCGCCTGCATCTGAGCCGCAATCTGCTCCAGCACTTTGGCGCCGGAGGTCTGGTGCGGCAAGGCCGTGATCACGATGTCGCCGTTTTCACGCGTATAGACCGCCCGCATTCTGAAATTGCCGATTCCGGTCTCATACATGGCCCGCAATTCCTCGCGCGGGGTTATAATCTCGGCTTCGGTCGGAAAGTCGGGGCCTTGAATAAACTCGCAAAGCGCCGCCACATCCGCATTCGGGTGGTCCAGCAAATGAAGGCAGGCCTGCGCCACTTCCGTTAAGTTATGCGGCGGGATATCGGTGGCCATGCCGACGGCGATTCCCGAAGCGCCGTTCAACAACAGATTCGGCAGCCGGGCAGGCAGGCCCAGCGGCTCTTTGAGCGTGCCGTCGAAATTCGGCCCCCATTCGACGGTCCCCAGCCCCAGCTCACCGAGCAAAATCTCGGCATAACCGGACAATCGGCACTCGGTATAGCGCATGGCGGCAAAGGATTTGGGATCATCCGGCGCGCCCCAGTTGCCCTGGCCGTCGATGAGGGGATAGCGATAGGAAAAGGACTGCGCCATCAGCACCATGGCTTCGTAGCAGGCCGAATCCCCGTGGGGATGGAATTTGCCGAGCACATCCCCCACCGTCCTGGCCGACTTTTTATACTTGGCACCCGCATTGAGCCCGAGATCGCTCATGGCATAAATAATCCGCCGCTGAACCGGCTTTAATCCGTCCCCGATATGCGGCAGCGCGCGATCGAGAATCACATACATGGCATAATCGCGATAAGCGCGCTCGGTAAACACCTGCATCGGCAGTTGCTCGATGCCGTCCTCACTGATCTGTATGGTTTCCATGGCCCCTCTGCTTTTACTTAAGCGATCGTTATTCAACCGATGCAAGGTCGCTTTCCGGCGAAACGGGCTCAACGGGCATCACCGCATTCACCGCCTCCACATGAGACAATCCGCCTTTGGCCTCCAGCCACTCTCTCCGATCTTTGGCCCGCTTCTTTGCCAGCAGCATGTCCATCATTTGAAACGTGGAAGCTTCAGCATCCAGGGTCAATTGCACCAGACGGCGTGTGTCGGGCGCCATGGTGGTTTCCCGCAATTGCAGGGGGTTCATTTCGCCAAGCCCCTTGAACCGTTGCACATTGATTTTGCCGGTCGGCTTTTCCGCCGTGATCCGGTCGATAACCCCCTGTTTCTCCGCCTCATCCAGTGCATAATAGACCGATTTTCCGACATCGATTCGATACAGCGGCGGCATGGCCACATACACATGCCCGCCCGACACCAGGGGCTTGAAGTGGCGCAAAAAAAGAGCGCAAAGCAGGGTCGCGATATGAAGACCGTCCGAATCCGCATCCGCCAAAATGCATACCTTGCCGTATCGAAGGCCGGAAATATCTTCGGATCCGGGATCAACGCCGATCGCCACGGAGATATCGTGAATCTCCTTTGAGGCGAGCAGAAGCGCGTTATCAACCTCCCAGGTATTGAGTATTTTGCCCCGCAGCGGCATGATGGCCTGAAACTGCCGATCCCGGGCCTGCTTGGCGCTGCCGCCCGCGGAATCGCCTTCCACCAGGAAAAGCTCGCTTTGCGAAGGATCCTGGCCCACACAGTCGGCCAGTTTGCCGGGAAGCGCGGGTCCGCTCGTCACCTTCTTTCGCTCCACCAACTTGCCGGCACGCAACCGGCGCTGCGCATTGCCGATCGCCATCTCGGCAATCAACTCACCCACATCCGTATGCTGGTTCAACCACAGGCTGAACGCATCCTTGACCACTGCGGAAACAAACGTGGCACTTTGCCGGGAGGTGAGCCGCTCCTTGGTTTGACCGGAAAACTGGGGATCCAGCATCATGGCGGAAAGGACATAACTGCACCGGTCCCAGATATCCTCCGGGCCGATCTTAACCCCTCTGGGCAACAATTTTCTAAAGTCGCAAAATTCACGAATCGAGGCCAGAAGTCCCGTTCGAAATCCGTTCACATGGGTGCCGCCCAGAACCGTGGGAATCAAATTCACATAGCTTTCCGCCACGACCTCCCCGCCCTCGGGCATCCAGGCGACCGCCCAGGACACGGTCTCTGCGCGGCCTTCAAACTTACCGGAAAAGGCTTCTTCCGGCAGCAAGACGCTTTCTTTGGCGCACTCCAACAAATAATCCTGCAACCCGCCCGCATAATGCCAATGATTCGTCTCACCCGTTTGCGCGTTTAAAAAGCGAACCGTAAGCCCCGGGCAAAGCACCGCCTTGGCCCGCAAGGCATGCAGCAAGGGCCGAAGGGAGAATTTCGGCGTATCAAAATATTTCGGGTCCGGCCAGAACCGAATCGTCGTGCCGGTATTGCGCCGCCCCACGGAACCTGCCTCCGCCAGATCGCGCACCTTTTCACCGCCGGCAAATCCCATCGTATACTTGTTTCCGTCCCGCTTGATTTCCACTTCGAGCCTCGCGGAGAGCGCATTGACGACCGATACGCCGACCCCGTGCAACCCGCCTGAAAACCGGTAGCTTTTATTGGAAAATTTTGCGCCGGCATGCAACCGGGTCAGAATCAATTCCACACCGGGAATGCCTTCTTCCGGATGAATATCCACGGGCATTCCCCGGCCGTCATCCGACACCTCCAGGGAATCATCCGCGTGAAGTGTGATATCGATACATTTGGCGTGGCCTGCAATCGCCTCATCGACACTGTTATCCACCACCTCATGCGCCAGATGATTGGGCCGGGAAGTATCCGTATACATGCCCGGTCTTCGCCGAACCGGGTCCAAACCGCTGAGCACCTCGATGGCTTCCGCCGTGTAATCCTGGTATGCCATAGCCTTCTTTCAGTTATACATTCAACTTTCGGGGTAACGAACCAAAACCATATTCATCCTTCAAGCGACATCAGCCGCTGCCGCAAAGAGGTGTATCTGCCGGCTGTCTTGTTGTTATGAATGCCGATGGCCAGTGCTTTATGCGTACCGACCAGCACCACGAGGTTCTTGCCCCGGGTGACGGCCGTATATATCAAATTCCGCTGCAATAGCATATAGTGTTGTATCAGCACTGGCATTACCACCACCGGGTATTCCGAGCCCTGCGCCTTATGCACCGATACGGCATAGGCCAATACGATTTCATCCATCTCGGTATAATCGTATACAACGGGGCGACCGTCAAAGGTAATCGTCAGGCACTGCGCCTCGGCATCGATATGGGTGATTCTCCCGATATCCCCGTTATAGACTTCCTTGTCGTAATTATTTTTTATTTGCATCACCTTGTCCCGAACGCGAAAATTGCGGCTGCCGCGAATCATGCCGTCCTCTCCGGGATTCAAGATATTTTGAAGCGCTTCGTTCAGATTGGCGGCGCCCACCACCCCGCGGTGCATGGGCGTCAATACCTGTATGTCTTCAACCGGATCCAGATTTTTCCATTTCGGGATACGGGTATGAACCAGCTCCAGAATTTCAGCGAGCGCTGTTTCAGGGTCTTCATTTTTAATAAAGAAAAAATCATTGCCCGTCCCGTTGGACCGCCATATGGGCATTTGTCCCCGGTTGATTCTATGAGCATTCACGATGATGTTGCTCTGCTGCGCCTGGCGAAAAATTTCGTTCAGTTCCGCCACCGGAACGGCCTGGGAGTCGATAATATCCTTCAGCACGGCACCCGGCCCAACTGAGGGCAGCTGGTGTACATCCCCCACCAGAATAAAGGTGGCGCTGGGCGGAATGGCTTTCAACAAATGGTGCATTAAGACCGTATCGATCATGCTGGCCTCATCAACAATAATCAGATCGCATGCCAGAGGGGTTTCGTCATTCTTTTGAAATCCGCCTTTTTGAAGGCTGTACTCAAGAAGCCGGTGAATGGTTTTGGCCTCTTGACCGGTGGCTTCACTCATTCGTTTGGCGGCCCGGCCCGTGGGGGCGGCCAAAAGAATACGCCCTTTCATGCGGGCATAAATTTTTAAGATCGCATGAATGATGGTGGTTTTGCCGGTTCCCGGCCCGCCGGTGATAATCATCACCTTATTATAAAGCGCACTTTTGACGGCAGCCACCTGCTGTTGCGCCAGATGAATCGAAAGCCGCGCCTGAACCCACTCAAGCGCCTTATCTGCATTCAACGGACGCAACGTGCCTATAAAATCCCGAAGCGCCTTTAAGCGAAAAGCGATGCTGCGCTCGCAGACATGGAATTGGACCAGATAGACCGCTTTGTTGTTTTCCGGAAAGTCCCCGATACAGGGGTCCAAATCTTCGATAATGATCCGGCGCTCTTCGACCAGCGTGGAAAAGGCATCCAGAATAATCTCCCGGCCGGTTTCAAGGATTTCCAGGCATTTTTCAATAAGAGGCTCAAAGGGATAATACACATGCCCCGCATCGGCCAATTGGCTTAAGACATAGAGAATGCCGGCCTGTGCCCGAACCGGCGAGTCTTTTTCAAACCCCAGATTTTGCGCGATCCGATCCGCGGTGATAAACCCGATGCCGAAAATATCCGTGGCCATTCGGTACGGATTCTCACTCACAACGGCAATGGCTTCGTTTCCGTACTGCTTGAAAATCCTGGCCGCATAGGCGGCGCTGACCCCATGCCCCTGAAGAAACATCATCACGGCCCGGATCTCTTTTTGCTCCTCCCAGGCCGTCCGTATCATATCTATCCGTTTGCGTCCGATGCC
This DNA window, taken from Desulfobacterales bacterium, encodes the following:
- a CDS encoding cold-shock protein; amino-acid sequence: MANGVVKWFNDKKGFGFIEQESGSDVFVHYTAISGSGFKTLAEGDAVSFDIEQGNKGPSAKNVLKI
- the parC gene encoding DNA topoisomerase IV subunit A, giving the protein METIQISEDGIEQLPMQVFTERAYRDYAMYVILDRALPHIGDGLKPVQRRIIYAMSDLGLNAGAKYKKSARTVGDVLGKFHPHGDSACYEAMVLMAQSFSYRYPLIDGQGNWGAPDDPKSFAAMRYTECRLSGYAEILLGELGLGTVEWGPNFDGTLKEPLGLPARLPNLLLNGASGIAVGMATDIPPHNLTEVAQACLHLLDHPNADVAALCEFIQGPDFPTEAEIITPREELRAMYETGIGNFRMRAVYTRENGDIVITALPHQTSGAKVLEQIAAQMQAKKLPMVADLRDESDHEEPTRLVIVPRSGRVDVDALMAHLFATTDLEKPYRANFNVIGLDGYPQVKGLRTLLDEWLTFRTETVRRRLRHRLDKVLDRIEVLAGLLIAYLNIDEVIAIIRYEDSPKPVLMQRFALSERQAEAILEIKLRHLAKLEEIKIRGENDALSQERDRLEKTLDSKTRLMALIRKELAEDVKKYGDRRRSPLAQREEAKALSQVEMTPSEPVTVILSQKGWVRAAKGHDVDPETLSYKAGDMFLEAAKGRSNQSAIFFDSTGRSYMLPAHGLPSARGQGEPLSGRLTLLPGAAVISVLMGEPTQPVLIASDAGYGFIAELNDLVTRNKNGKAVLSLPQNALPLRPFFVGDIPRALLATVTSEGRMLLFPLKELPTLGRGKGNKIIQIPAFRAKAREELLTHLAVMMPEDSLSIQAGKRVLTLKPGNLAQFVGIRGRRGQKLPRGFQNVERLEVQSLLPQAFP
- the parE gene encoding DNA topoisomerase IV subunit B, which produces MAYQDYTAEAIEVLSGLDPVRRRPGMYTDTSRPNHLAHEVVDNSVDEAIAGHAKCIDITLHADDSLEVSDDGRGMPVDIHPEEGIPGVELILTRLHAGAKFSNKSYRFSGGLHGVGVSVVNALSARLEVEIKRDGNKYTMGFAGGEKVRDLAEAGSVGRRNTGTTIRFWPDPKYFDTPKFSLRPLLHALRAKAVLCPGLTVRFLNAQTGETNHWHYAGGLQDYLLECAKESVLLPEEAFSGKFEGRAETVSWAVAWMPEGGEVVAESYVNLIPTVLGGTHVNGFRTGLLASIREFCDFRKLLPRGVKIGPEDIWDRCSYVLSAMMLDPQFSGQTKERLTSRQSATFVSAVVKDAFSLWLNQHTDVGELIAEMAIGNAQRRLRAGKLVERKKVTSGPALPGKLADCVGQDPSQSELFLVEGDSAGGSAKQARDRQFQAIMPLRGKILNTWEVDNALLLASKEIHDISVAIGVDPGSEDISGLRYGKVCILADADSDGLHIATLLCALFLRHFKPLVSGGHVYVAMPPLYRIDVGKSVYYALDEAEKQGVIDRITAEKPTGKINVQRFKGLGEMNPLQLRETTMAPDTRRLVQLTLDAEASTFQMMDMLLAKKRAKDRREWLEAKGGLSHVEAVNAVMPVEPVSPESDLASVE
- a CDS encoding ATP-dependent RecD-like DNA helicase, whose product is MEKNSEHRLVDLKGHIERITYTNAENGYTIARVKVPGDPRLVTVVGNIMAPTAGEFLSMKGEWINHPKYGEQFKVVWYKTTMPATVYGIQRYLGSGLIKGIGPVMARRIVTAFGKDTLDIIESNAGRLGEVSGIGRKRIDMIRTAWEEQKEIRAVMMFLQGHGVSAAYAARIFKQYGNEAIAVVSENPYRMATDIFGIGFITADRIAQNLGFEKDSPVRAQAGILYVLSQLADAGHVYYPFEPLIEKCLEILETGREIILDAFSTLVEERRIIIEDLDPCIGDFPENNKAVYLVQFHVCERSIAFRLKALRDFIGTLRPLNADKALEWVQARLSIHLAQQQVAAVKSALYNKVMIITGGPGTGKTTIIHAILKIYARMKGRILLAAPTGRAAKRMSEATGQEAKTIHRLLEYSLQKGGFQKNDETPLACDLIIVDEASMIDTVLMHHLLKAIPPSATFILVGDVHQLPSVGPGAVLKDIIDSQAVPVAELNEIFRQAQQSNIIVNAHRINRGQMPIWRSNGTGNDFFFIKNEDPETALAEILELVHTRIPKWKNLDPVEDIQVLTPMHRGVVGAANLNEALQNILNPGEDGMIRGSRNFRVRDKVMQIKNNYDKEVYNGDIGRITHIDAEAQCLTITFDGRPVVYDYTEMDEIVLAYAVSVHKAQGSEYPVVVMPVLIQHYMLLQRNLIYTAVTRGKNLVVLVGTHKALAIGIHNNKTAGRYTSLRQRLMSLEG